A window from Tenacibaculum singaporense encodes these proteins:
- a CDS encoding M15 family metallopeptidase: MKWILTLFLLTSLAIQSQKLPKGFSYIKDVSPTIQGELRYCHNNNFMGVPVNGYEENILIVTTPTAKALKKVQDELATKKLGLKIYDAYRPQTAVNHFVKWARVINDTLMKQQYYPEVNKRHLFKLGYISSKSGHSRGSTVDLTIIHLETGEELDMGSPYDFFGASSHITYENLTKQQKRNRQLLQTLMRKHGFRPYSKEWWHFTLRGEPFPKTFFDFPVK; this comes from the coding sequence ATGAAATGGATTTTAACGTTATTTTTACTTACTTCTTTAGCTATTCAATCTCAAAAATTACCTAAAGGTTTTTCATATATCAAAGACGTATCTCCTACAATACAAGGTGAATTAAGATACTGTCATAACAACAATTTTATGGGAGTTCCAGTTAATGGATATGAAGAAAATATTCTTATAGTTACCACCCCTACTGCTAAAGCTTTAAAAAAAGTTCAAGATGAATTAGCAACTAAAAAATTAGGTTTAAAAATTTATGATGCTTATCGCCCGCAAACAGCAGTAAACCATTTTGTAAAATGGGCTCGGGTAATCAACGATACATTAATGAAGCAACAATATTATCCTGAAGTTAATAAACGACATTTGTTTAAACTAGGATATATCTCTTCAAAATCTGGTCATTCAAGAGGAAGCACTGTGGATTTAACAATTATACACTTAGAAACAGGCGAAGAGTTAGACATGGGAAGTCCGTATGACTTTTTTGGAGCATCTTCTCATATTACTTATGAAAACCTTACTAAACAACAAAAAAGGAACAGACAACTACTACAAACTTTGATGCGTAAACATGGTTTTAGACCTTACAGTAAAGAATGGTGGCATTTTACCCTAAGAGGAGAGCCTTTCCCTAAAACCTTTTTTGATTTTCCTGTAAAATAA
- a CDS encoding PA0069 family radical SAM protein: MDYIKGRGAQHNTHNKFIQHQHEVLDDFLNYCEAENELADNNKTTYLEIHPKTILNKVTSPDIGFSYSMNPYQGCEHGCIYCYARNTHEYWGYSAGLDFERKILYKANAPELLEKKLRSRNWQPQNIMFSGNTDCYQPVEKKLEITRKMLQVLLKLKHPVSMITKNALILRDLDILKEMAAMNLVRVSISITSLSEETRRVVEPRTATIKKRLETVKTLTENNIPVNVMMAPIIPSINSHEILPLVKKVSELGVASVGYTIVRLNGAIGEIFTNWVRKTYPDRANKILHQIEDTHKGSLNDSRYGSRMRGEGKIAEQINTQFKLARKLYLKDKTLPPLDYTKFDKYQTNQTTLF, translated from the coding sequence ATGGACTACATTAAAGGGCGTGGTGCACAACACAACACACACAATAAATTTATACAACATCAACACGAGGTGTTAGATGACTTTTTAAATTATTGTGAAGCTGAAAATGAATTAGCAGACAATAATAAAACAACTTATTTAGAAATTCACCCCAAAACAATTTTGAATAAAGTAACGAGTCCTGATATTGGGTTCTCATATTCAATGAATCCATACCAAGGTTGTGAGCATGGATGTATATATTGCTATGCGCGTAACACACACGAATATTGGGGGTATTCAGCAGGGTTAGACTTCGAACGAAAAATATTGTACAAAGCCAATGCGCCAGAATTATTAGAGAAAAAGTTGCGAAGCCGTAATTGGCAACCCCAAAATATTATGTTTTCAGGAAATACAGACTGTTACCAACCAGTAGAAAAGAAACTTGAAATCACACGAAAAATGCTACAAGTGCTATTAAAATTAAAGCATCCAGTAAGTATGATAACAAAAAATGCATTAATACTTCGTGATCTAGATATTTTAAAAGAAATGGCAGCTATGAATTTAGTGAGAGTGAGTATATCAATCACATCGTTATCAGAAGAAACAAGAAGAGTAGTAGAGCCAAGAACAGCAACAATCAAAAAAAGATTAGAAACAGTTAAGACATTAACGGAAAATAATATTCCAGTTAATGTTATGATGGCGCCAATTATACCTTCAATCAATAGTCATGAAATATTACCATTAGTAAAAAAAGTAAGTGAGTTAGGAGTAGCGTCAGTTGGATATACGATAGTACGTTTGAATGGAGCGATTGGGGAAATTTTTACCAATTGGGTAAGAAAAACCTACCCCGATAGAGCAAACAAAATACTGCATCAAATAGAAGACACGCATAAGGGCTCGTTGAATGATTCACGTTATGGGAGTAGAATGAGAGGGGAAGGAAAAATAGCAGAGCAAATAAATACACAATTTAAGCTGGCAAGAAAACTGTATTTAAAAGATAAAACACTCCCTCCGCTAGATTATACTAAATTTGATAAGTACCAAACTAATCAAACAACACTGTTTTAA
- a CDS encoding pyruvate dehydrogenase complex dihydrolipoamide acetyltransferase — protein MATIINMPRLSDTMEEGVVASWLKKVGDKVEEGDILAEIETDKATMEFESFHEGTLLHIGVQEGETAPVDSLLAIIGEEGEDFSALLNGNTSAPAETKSEEPKTEEPKATSTNTAIPEGVKVVTMPRLSDTMTEGTVASWLKKVGDKIEEGDILAEIETDKATMEFESFNEGTLLHIGVQEGESAPVDSLLAIIGEAETDVSSLVEAHKAGTLTSGETSEKQEEAPKATTENKTETVAAPVATVSNTNGGRIFASPLAKKIAKDKGINLADVKGSGENGRIVKKDVENYTPATKVEAPVTTSTATTPSAVTNFAIAGEENTSEVKNSQMRKAIAKALGNSKFSAPHFYLNIEVDMDNAMASRKTINAIPDTKISFNDMVVKACAMALKKHPQVNTSWTDSDTLFHSHIHVGVAVAVDEGLVVPVVKHTDALSLTQIGAAVRDLAGKARNKKITPAEMQGSTFTVSNLGMFGIESFTSIINQPNSAILSVGAIVQKPVVKNGEIVVGNTMKLTLACDHRTVDGAVGAQFLQTLKTYIENPVTMLA, from the coding sequence ATGGCTACAATTATAAACATGCCTCGCTTAAGCGATACGATGGAAGAAGGAGTGGTAGCTTCTTGGTTAAAAAAAGTAGGTGATAAAGTTGAAGAAGGTGATATTTTAGCTGAAATCGAAACCGATAAAGCTACAATGGAATTCGAATCTTTCCACGAAGGAACTTTATTACATATCGGAGTTCAAGAAGGTGAAACAGCTCCTGTAGATAGTCTATTAGCTATTATTGGTGAAGAAGGAGAAGATTTTTCAGCATTATTAAATGGAAATACTTCTGCTCCTGCTGAAACAAAATCAGAAGAACCTAAAACTGAAGAGCCTAAAGCAACATCTACAAATACTGCTATTCCTGAAGGAGTAAAAGTGGTAACTATGCCTCGTTTAAGTGATACAATGACTGAAGGTACCGTTGCTTCTTGGTTAAAAAAAGTAGGCGATAAGATTGAAGAAGGTGATATTTTAGCTGAAATCGAAACTGATAAAGCTACAATGGAATTCGAATCTTTCAACGAAGGGACTTTATTACATATTGGAGTTCAAGAAGGTGAGAGTGCTCCTGTAGATAGCTTATTAGCTATTATTGGTGAAGCTGAAACCGACGTTTCTTCTTTAGTTGAAGCTCACAAAGCTGGTACTCTTACTAGTGGAGAAACTTCTGAAAAACAAGAAGAAGCTCCTAAAGCAACAACAGAAAATAAAACAGAAACAGTAGCTGCTCCCGTAGCAACTGTATCAAATACTAACGGAGGAAGAATTTTCGCATCTCCTTTAGCTAAGAAAATAGCTAAGGACAAAGGAATCAATTTAGCAGATGTTAAAGGTTCTGGAGAAAACGGTCGTATCGTTAAAAAAGATGTAGAAAATTATACTCCAGCAACTAAAGTTGAAGCTCCTGTAACTACAAGTACAGCTACAACTCCATCAGCTGTAACTAATTTTGCAATTGCAGGAGAGGAAAATACTTCAGAAGTTAAGAACTCTCAAATGCGTAAAGCAATTGCCAAGGCGTTAGGTAATTCTAAATTCTCTGCTCCTCACTTCTACTTAAATATTGAAGTAGATATGGACAATGCTATGGCTTCTCGTAAAACCATTAATGCAATTCCTGACACTAAAATATCTTTCAACGATATGGTTGTAAAGGCATGTGCAATGGCATTGAAAAAGCATCCACAAGTAAATACTAGCTGGACAGATAGCGATACTTTATTCCACAGTCATATTCACGTAGGTGTTGCGGTTGCGGTTGACGAAGGCTTAGTAGTACCTGTAGTAAAACATACTGATGCTTTAAGTTTGACACAAATTGGTGCTGCTGTACGTGATTTAGCTGGTAAAGCTAGAAATAAGAAAATTACTCCTGCAGAAATGCAAGGAAGTACATTTACAGTTTCTAACTTAGGAATGTTCGGTATTGAAAGTTTTACTTCAATCATCAACCAACCTAACTCTGCTATTTTATCAGTAGGTGCAATTGTACAAAAACCAGTAGTTAAGAACGGAGAAATCGTTGTTGGTAACACAATGAAATTAACCTTAGCATGTGACCACAGAACTGTTGACGGTGCTGTTGGTGCTCAGTTTTTACAAACATTAAAAACCTATATTGAAAACCCTGTTACTATGTTAGCATAG
- a CDS encoding nuclear transport factor 2 family protein codes for MKFICTAVVSFFFLFSFSQVKEDTKEKLLASIYGSKQQKVINYDKSFVSDDRLFYESLDRPDINLPPFDKELIEQTLNNYIEGSSFNKMNTLKNSFYKDATLYLTGKDGFKQFTTEEYSNFFPSNKKGEFNGRIGEIISIDITNDIATAKVEILIPNRKWRFVDLFLLKKFANNWKIISKTATREASNETGNKILFVVSNTDYYLGTNIPTGNSFDEIMLAYEMFTDAGFNIDIVSPEGGAIPLKYLNTSEKKKKKYLYDGDFMYALKNTKKPTQVRSSDYKAIYYVGGGSAMFNVPKNKEIQKIAMDIYEKQEGVISAVCHGTAGIVFLKKANGEYVVKNKRVNGFPEDHEKKDRAYFKSFPFLIGDTIEKHGGKFFFSNALDEHVEVDGRLVTGQNPASVPKLVNEVIKIINSN; via the coding sequence ATGAAATTTATATGTACAGCAGTAGTGTCTTTCTTTTTTCTATTTAGTTTTTCACAAGTAAAAGAAGATACTAAAGAGAAACTTCTAGCTAGTATTTATGGAAGTAAACAACAAAAAGTAATTAACTACGATAAGAGTTTTGTGTCTGACGACCGTTTATTTTATGAAAGTTTAGATCGTCCAGATATTAATTTACCTCCTTTTGATAAAGAATTGATTGAACAAACGCTTAATAATTATATAGAAGGAAGTTCTTTTAATAAAATGAATACTCTTAAAAACTCTTTTTACAAAGACGCAACACTTTATTTAACAGGGAAAGATGGCTTTAAACAGTTTACTACTGAAGAATATTCAAATTTTTTTCCATCAAACAAAAAAGGAGAGTTTAATGGTAGAATAGGAGAGATCATTTCTATTGATATAACGAATGATATTGCTACGGCAAAAGTTGAAATTTTAATTCCTAACCGAAAATGGAGATTTGTAGACCTTTTTTTACTGAAGAAATTTGCGAATAATTGGAAAATTATAAGTAAAACAGCAACTAGGGAAGCCTCTAATGAGACAGGGAATAAAATTTTGTTTGTAGTCTCAAATACAGATTATTATTTAGGAACAAATATTCCTACAGGAAATAGTTTTGATGAAATAATGTTGGCTTATGAAATGTTTACTGATGCCGGTTTTAATATAGATATTGTAAGTCCAGAAGGTGGTGCTATTCCTTTAAAATATTTAAATACATCTGAAAAAAAGAAGAAAAAATATTTGTATGATGGTGATTTTATGTACGCGTTAAAAAACACCAAGAAGCCTACTCAAGTCCGTTCATCTGATTATAAAGCTATTTATTATGTTGGGGGTGGTAGTGCTATGTTTAATGTACCTAAGAATAAGGAAATACAAAAAATAGCCATGGATATTTATGAAAAGCAAGAAGGTGTTATCAGTGCTGTTTGTCATGGTACGGCAGGAATTGTCTTTTTGAAAAAAGCAAATGGAGAGTATGTGGTAAAAAACAAGCGGGTAAATGGGTTTCCTGAAGATCATGAAAAGAAAGATAGAGCATATTTTAAAAGCTTTCCTTTTTTAATTGGAGATACAATAGAAAAGCATGGAGGAAAATTCTTTTTTTCAAATGCACTAGACGAACATGTTGAAGTGGATGGACGATTGGTTACTGGGCAAAACCCAGCTTCGGTTCCTAAATTGGTAAATGAGGTAATTAAAATTATAAACTCAAATTAG
- a CDS encoding Crp/Fnr family transcriptional regulator, whose amino-acid sequence MDFYQKLLEILESNWEKEIVLKRNEYLVTKEAINTDLFLVEEGSLHVFIEDEEEEHTIRFGYKNSIITALDSFLTEQPTKFYIQALKKCRLKRISKKSFSALMQASEENKKVWEQLLQSFVYQQIEREIDLITYSPQKRFENVLQRSPQVFQEIPLKYIASYLRMTPETLSRILKTLD is encoded by the coding sequence ATGGATTTTTATCAGAAACTCTTAGAGATTTTAGAATCTAATTGGGAGAAAGAAATTGTTCTTAAAAGAAATGAATATTTAGTAACGAAAGAAGCTATAAACACAGATTTATTCTTAGTAGAAGAAGGCAGTTTACATGTTTTTATTGAGGATGAAGAAGAAGAACATACGATTCGATTTGGATACAAGAACTCCATAATAACAGCTCTAGACAGTTTTTTAACCGAACAACCAACGAAGTTTTATATACAAGCATTAAAGAAATGTCGTTTGAAAAGGATTTCTAAAAAATCTTTTTCAGCACTTATGCAAGCTTCAGAAGAAAATAAGAAGGTATGGGAGCAATTATTGCAAAGCTTTGTGTATCAACAAATAGAAAGAGAGATAGATTTGATAACTTACTCACCACAAAAACGTTTTGAAAATGTTTTGCAAAGAAGCCCACAGGTATTTCAAGAAATTCCTTTGAAATACATTGCTTCTTATTTACGAATGACACCAGAAACTTTATCGAGAATTTTAAAAACTCTTGATTAG
- a CDS encoding DinB family protein, whose protein sequence is MVFKTEQLIEELKQYVNSHIKFVQSLNELSEDDLQRKKDMKSWSVVECLEHLNMYAVFYNEEIQKQLQNSRYHKSEIFRPGYLGNKFAVDMLPKKGMKTMNTFKSKNPIYSRLNTKEVIANFLKNQKKLLELLEEAKQKDLTKIKTAITLPLLKLRLGDTLRFVIHHNERHIVQAQKVLKN, encoded by the coding sequence ATGGTTTTTAAAACGGAACAATTAATAGAGGAGTTAAAACAATATGTAAATTCTCATATTAAATTTGTGCAATCATTAAATGAACTTTCAGAAGATGATTTGCAAAGAAAAAAAGATATGAAGTCATGGTCGGTGGTTGAGTGTTTGGAACATTTAAACATGTACGCAGTTTTTTACAATGAAGAAATACAAAAGCAACTGCAAAACTCCAGATATCATAAATCAGAAATTTTTAGACCTGGGTATTTAGGAAACAAATTTGCAGTAGATATGTTGCCGAAAAAGGGTATGAAAACTATGAATACATTTAAGAGTAAAAATCCTATATATTCAAGGTTGAATACAAAAGAAGTAATAGCTAACTTTTTAAAAAATCAGAAGAAATTGTTAGAGTTATTAGAAGAAGCCAAACAAAAAGATTTGACTAAAATTAAAACAGCAATTACACTACCTTTGTTAAAACTTAGATTAGGAGATACGCTTCGTTTTGTAATTCATCATAACGAACGTCATATAGTTCAAGCTCAAAAGGTGTTGAAAAATTAA
- a CDS encoding LTA synthase family protein, giving the protein MTNFKNRFLFSITYYFLWVVYFLLARFLFLTYYFDKTSELSFFTALKTFLYGIQLDFSFAAYLAAFPFLVILLSIWIPKKVIGYIIKAYTFPILLVINLFMLTDISLYKFWGVRIDVTVLNYINTPKAMLASVSTLQLIGGLFAWVLLSVVAIYCFNKVLNKALNKLNKRHFLEAPIFLLLIGSLIIPMRGGFANIPINQSNVYFSKNMFANHAAVNFIWNFANTITHKTDGKNPYVHYKKDIAKNIINKTKNQLLTANTDSILNTKKPNVILLIWESLSAKAVGALGGEPEVTVNLNKLAKEGILFTNFYGNGDRTDKGVPAILSGYYPQPTKSIMKIPYKARKLPILTKEIKKLGYNTSFYYGGDSNFGNMITYLRNGQIDKIVDGTEFDKENWNSKWGAHDHIFLDRFMKDLSSPIIKEPFFEVALTLTSHEPYEFPGEYKFGKSSVENLYRSAQAYTDKAIGKFIDEAKKQPWWDNTLIIILSDHGHPLPKHKGYFNSPKRFQIPMVWLGGALNKTGVTVDNFSAQSDLAYTLTDILGGDPKQFQFGKNIFNDSENQYAHYVFNKGFGIVSKNGTFVYDYVSKKPVIQEGNYQPLDSLGRAISQDAYQDFLDK; this is encoded by the coding sequence ATGACTAACTTTAAAAACAGATTTCTTTTTAGCATTACCTATTACTTTTTATGGGTAGTATATTTTTTACTTGCCCGCTTTTTATTTTTAACATATTACTTTGATAAAACTTCTGAATTAAGTTTTTTTACTGCTTTAAAAACATTTCTATATGGTATTCAATTAGATTTTTCTTTTGCTGCATACTTGGCTGCTTTTCCTTTTTTAGTCATTTTACTTTCAATATGGATTCCTAAAAAAGTTATTGGCTATATTATTAAAGCTTATACTTTCCCTATTCTTTTAGTAATTAACCTGTTTATGCTAACAGACATTTCTTTGTATAAATTTTGGGGAGTTCGTATAGATGTAACAGTTTTAAATTATATTAATACCCCCAAAGCAATGTTAGCTTCTGTAAGCACTTTACAATTAATTGGTGGGCTATTTGCTTGGGTATTACTTTCGGTAGTTGCTATTTACTGTTTTAATAAGGTTTTAAACAAAGCCCTTAACAAATTAAATAAAAGACATTTTTTAGAAGCTCCTATATTTTTATTGTTAATTGGTAGCTTAATAATTCCTATGCGAGGTGGTTTTGCCAACATTCCTATTAATCAAAGTAACGTATACTTCTCAAAAAACATGTTTGCAAATCACGCTGCTGTAAATTTCATCTGGAACTTTGCTAACACGATTACTCATAAAACTGACGGTAAAAACCCGTATGTTCACTATAAAAAAGATATTGCTAAAAACATCATCAATAAAACTAAAAATCAGCTTTTAACAGCTAATACAGATTCGATCTTAAATACTAAAAAACCAAATGTTATTTTACTTATTTGGGAAAGTCTCTCTGCTAAAGCAGTTGGTGCATTAGGAGGTGAACCTGAAGTCACTGTAAACCTAAACAAACTAGCTAAAGAAGGTATTTTGTTTACTAATTTCTATGGAAATGGAGACAGGACAGATAAAGGGGTTCCTGCTATTTTAAGCGGCTATTATCCTCAGCCTACAAAAAGTATCATGAAAATTCCATACAAAGCAAGAAAGTTACCTATACTTACCAAAGAGATAAAAAAGCTAGGGTACAATACTAGTTTTTATTATGGGGGTGATAGTAATTTTGGAAACATGATCACCTATTTACGTAATGGTCAAATAGATAAGATTGTTGATGGAACTGAATTTGACAAAGAAAACTGGAATTCAAAATGGGGAGCACATGATCACATCTTTTTAGACCGATTTATGAAAGATTTATCTTCCCCTATCATTAAAGAACCTTTTTTTGAGGTGGCTCTAACATTAACCAGTCACGAACCTTACGAGTTCCCTGGTGAATATAAGTTTGGTAAAAGCTCTGTAGAGAATTTATACAGAAGTGCACAAGCTTATACTGACAAAGCTATAGGTAAGTTTATTGATGAAGCTAAAAAACAACCTTGGTGGGATAATACTTTGATTATTATTTTATCTGACCATGGACATCCATTACCTAAACACAAAGGTTACTTTAACTCTCCTAAAAGATTTCAAATTCCAATGGTTTGGTTAGGTGGTGCTCTTAACAAAACAGGAGTTACTGTTGATAATTTTAGTGCTCAAAGTGATTTAGCGTATACTTTAACTGACATATTAGGAGGTGATCCAAAACAATTTCAGTTTGGAAAAAATATTTTTAACGATTCTGAAAATCAATATGCACATTATGTATTTAATAAAGGATTTGGTATAGTTTCTAAAAACGGAACCTTTGTATACGATTATGTAAGCAAAAAACCTGTAATACAAGAAGGTAATTATCAACCTTTAGATTCTTTAGGAAGAGCTATTAGTCAGGACGCTTATCAAGATTTTTTAGATAAATAA
- the pdhA gene encoding pyruvate dehydrogenase (acetyl-transferring) E1 component subunit alpha, whose translation MKKITKETYINWYRDMLFWRKFEDKLAAVYIQQKVRGFLHLYNGQEAVLAGSLHAMDLTKDKMITAYRNHVQPIGMGEDPKRVMAELYGKATGTSHGMGGSMHIFSKEYRFYGGHGIVGGQIPLGAGIAFGDKYKGSDAVTLCYFGDGAARQGSLHETFNMAMNWKLPVVFIVENNGYAMGTSVERTANHTDIWKLGLGYEMPCGPVDGMNPIKVAEAVDEAIQRARRGDGPTFLEMKTYRYRGHSMSDAQHYRTKEEVEEYKKIDPITQVLDVIKEKEYATEDEIKAIDKEVKDMVKECEKFAEDSPYPELNQLYDMVYEQEDYPFIKSK comes from the coding sequence ATGAAGAAAATCACCAAAGAAACCTATATCAACTGGTATAGAGATATGCTATTTTGGAGAAAGTTCGAAGACAAGCTAGCAGCAGTTTACATTCAACAAAAAGTTAGAGGTTTTTTACACTTATATAACGGTCAAGAGGCTGTTTTAGCAGGTTCATTACATGCAATGGATTTGACTAAAGATAAAATGATTACTGCTTATCGTAATCACGTACAACCAATAGGTATGGGTGAAGACCCTAAACGTGTTATGGCAGAGTTATATGGTAAGGCTACAGGTACTTCTCATGGTATGGGAGGTTCTATGCATATCTTCTCCAAAGAATACCGTTTCTATGGTGGTCACGGAATTGTAGGAGGTCAAATTCCTTTAGGTGCAGGTATTGCTTTTGGAGATAAATACAAAGGTAGCGATGCTGTTACTTTATGTTATTTTGGTGATGGGGCTGCACGTCAAGGTTCTTTACATGAAACTTTTAACATGGCAATGAACTGGAAGTTACCAGTAGTATTTATTGTTGAAAACAATGGATATGCAATGGGTACTTCTGTTGAAAGAACAGCAAACCATACTGATATTTGGAAGTTAGGTTTAGGATATGAAATGCCTTGTGGACCTGTTGACGGAATGAATCCTATTAAAGTTGCTGAAGCTGTAGACGAAGCTATTCAAAGAGCTCGTCGTGGTGACGGACCTACTTTCCTAGAAATGAAAACGTATCGTTATAGAGGTCACTCTATGTCAGATGCTCAACATTATCGTACCAAAGAAGAAGTTGAAGAATACAAAAAAATAGATCCTATTACTCAAGTTTTAGATGTCATCAAAGAAAAAGAGTACGCTACAGAAGATGAGATCAAAGCAATTGATAAAGAAGTAAAAGATATGGTTAAGGAATGCGAAAAATTCGCGGAAGATTCTCCATATCCAGAGCTTAATCAATTATATGATATGGTATACGAACAAGAAGATTACCCATTTATAAAATCTAAGTAA
- the tsaD gene encoding tRNA (adenosine(37)-N6)-threonylcarbamoyltransferase complex transferase subunit TsaD → MSSENIYILGIESSCDDTSASVIYNGKVLSNVVANQEVHAKYGGVVPELASRAHQQNIVPVVQQAIEQAGITKNDLNSIAFTRGPGLMGSLLVGTSFAKSLALGLNIPLIDVNHMQAHILAHFIDEEGSRIPPFPFVCLTISGGHTQIVKITNHFEMEILGETIDDAVGEAFDKSAKILGLPYPGGPLIDKYAQLGNPKAFKFTKPKVGDLEFSFSGLKTGILYFIQKNVKENPNFIKENLNDICASIQYTIIEILMDKLKNTVKQTGFKHIAIAGGVSANSEIRKRLTLAEKHWGWTTYIPKFEYTTDNAAMIAIAGYLKYLNNDYSDISVTAKARLKVTE, encoded by the coding sequence TTGAGTTCAGAAAACATCTACATATTAGGTATTGAAAGTTCTTGTGACGACACAAGTGCTTCGGTAATTTATAACGGAAAAGTGTTAAGTAATGTTGTAGCAAACCAAGAAGTGCATGCTAAATATGGTGGTGTGGTTCCTGAGTTAGCTTCAAGAGCACATCAACAAAACATTGTTCCTGTTGTACAACAAGCTATTGAACAAGCTGGTATAACTAAAAACGATTTAAATTCAATTGCTTTTACTCGTGGACCAGGGTTAATGGGCTCATTATTGGTTGGTACTTCTTTTGCTAAGTCTTTAGCCTTAGGGTTAAACATTCCTTTGATAGATGTTAACCATATGCAGGCACATATTTTAGCTCATTTTATTGATGAAGAAGGAAGTAGAATACCTCCTTTTCCCTTCGTTTGTTTAACAATTAGCGGTGGACACACACAAATTGTAAAAATCACCAATCATTTTGAAATGGAAATTTTAGGTGAAACAATTGACGATGCAGTTGGTGAAGCTTTTGATAAATCTGCTAAAATTTTAGGTTTGCCATATCCTGGTGGACCTTTAATTGATAAATATGCTCAATTAGGAAACCCTAAAGCTTTTAAGTTTACCAAACCTAAAGTAGGTGATTTAGAATTTAGTTTTAGCGGATTAAAAACTGGAATCTTATACTTTATTCAAAAAAACGTAAAAGAAAATCCTAATTTCATCAAAGAAAACCTTAATGATATCTGTGCTTCTATTCAATACACTATTATTGAAATTTTGATGGATAAGCTTAAAAATACTGTAAAACAAACTGGCTTTAAACACATAGCTATTGCTGGTGGAGTTTCTGCTAACTCAGAAATACGAAAACGTTTAACTTTAGCTGAAAAACATTGGGGATGGACAACATACATTCCAAAGTTTGAATATACCACAGATAATGCTGCTATGATTGCCATTGCAGGATATTTAAAGTATTTAAACAACGATTATTCTGATATTTCTGTAACAGCTAAAGCTCGTTTAAAAGTTACAGAATAA
- a CDS encoding AraC family transcriptional regulator, whose translation MSIYFLLLDKTKRVPNFLFGLLTFFLTVRIGKSVYTIFTPREERNLWIVQIGLSACFLIGISLYYYLKSSVTKTKKIPLNWKIHFLILFLVILIVGIIKPYAIDTLFWNTYFVKFIYLVWGIYVVMSGFILKDVFNKLFSKKETCTTSEVWLVAVYMSNLLIYLAYIIGYFYFYFVGTVTFSFVFYGLVLFFLSKKNRESIFKDLPEKYSAKKIESKEADYLKLQLDTLMKEEELYKNTAIKLSDISVKIGVSSHKLSQFLNDNLGKSFATFLNEYRIEEAKKLLKENHKITLESIGFEAGFSSKSNFYATFKKVVGQTPAQYQKQFL comes from the coding sequence GTGAGTATCTATTTTTTATTGCTTGATAAAACAAAAAGAGTCCCTAATTTTTTATTTGGACTGTTAACTTTCTTTTTAACAGTACGAATAGGGAAGTCCGTTTACACAATATTTACCCCTAGGGAGGAAAGAAATTTATGGATTGTTCAAATAGGACTATCGGCTTGTTTTTTAATAGGAATCTCGTTGTATTACTATTTAAAATCATCTGTTACAAAAACGAAGAAAATTCCGTTAAACTGGAAAATTCATTTTTTAATATTATTCCTAGTAATACTTATAGTAGGAATCATAAAGCCATATGCAATAGACACGCTTTTTTGGAATACCTATTTTGTTAAGTTTATTTATTTGGTTTGGGGTATTTATGTTGTGATGTCAGGTTTTATCCTAAAAGATGTTTTCAATAAACTATTTTCAAAAAAAGAAACTTGTACTACTTCAGAAGTATGGTTGGTAGCCGTTTATATGAGTAATTTGCTAATTTATTTAGCATATATCATAGGGTATTTTTATTTCTATTTTGTAGGAACTGTTACTTTTTCTTTTGTTTTTTATGGATTAGTGTTGTTTTTTCTTTCTAAGAAAAATAGAGAGTCTATTTTTAAAGACTTACCAGAAAAATACTCTGCAAAAAAGATTGAAAGTAAAGAAGCTGATTATTTAAAATTACAATTAGATACTTTAATGAAAGAAGAAGAGTTGTATAAAAATACGGCTATAAAACTGTCTGATATTTCTGTTAAAATAGGGGTGTCTTCTCATAAATTATCGCAATTTCTAAATGATAATCTTGGAAAAAGCTTTGCAACATTTTTGAATGAATACAGAATTGAGGAAGCGAAGAAACTATTAAAAGAAAATCATAAAATTACTTTAGAAAGTATTGGTTTTGAAGCTGGATTTTCTTCAAAATCAAACTTTTATGCTACTTTTAAAAAGGTGGTTGGGCAAACCCCAGCTCAATATCAAAAGCAGTTTTTATAA